GAGCCGCCACCTCCGCCTCCGCCACCACCTCCGGTTGCCCCGGTGCCGGTCGGCTCGATACCGGCGCAGACGCTCAACGTGGGCGAGACGGTGAGGCTCGACGTGACCTCGTACTTCCGCGACCCGGATGGAGGGGCCCTGACGTATGCGGC
The Candidatus Palauibacter australiensis genome window above contains:
- a CDS encoding Ig-like domain-containing protein; this encodes MPVGSIPAQTLNVGETVRLDVTSYFRDPDGGALTYAASSLAPGVVSVSQLGSVLTMVGVAEGTATVTLMSF